Sequence from the Nitrospirota bacterium genome:
GCTCTCCAGCCTCCCTCTTGCCTTCGACCCCAAATTGGATTCGTACATGCGCCGCCTCCGGAAAGTTCTCTCGGACCGCTTTGTGATGTTCTGCCCCCTCTGGGGGTACTTCCGGGGCACCCGATCGCCCACACAGCTTTACCTCACGCGGCAGGGCGTTCCGATCACGCTCGATCCGATGGATTGCGATACCAGCCCCCACGGCGTGATCCTCGCCACATCCGGCGCCGGCAAAAGCTTCTTCACCAACGACATGCTCATTCAAGCCCAACGGTTGGAACCCCGGCCGTTCGTCTTCATCATCGACGTCGGCGGCTCATATCAGAAATTGTGTGAGATGATGGACGGCGACTACGCCCAGATCCAACTCCGAGCTCCGACCTGCATCAACCCGTTTGCTGAAGAACTCAGCGACGCGAGCGTGGCGCTGTGGGTTCCCCTCTTGGCGCAGATGGTGCGAGACCCTGAGAGCGCCGAGCCGGTCACCCGCGAGCAGAAAGTCCTCTTCGAACTCGCCCTCCGCGGCGCTTTCGAGCACAAGCCCGGAAGCGAAATCTTCCTGAGCGACATCGTGGCCGAATTGAAAAAACAGGGCGCCCTCGGCGAATCCCTCGCGCTCAAACTCTACCCGTTCACCCGTCAGGGCCGCTTCGGAGTGTTCTTCGACGGCCCGACGAAACTCCGCATCGGCAACCGATTCATGGTCTTCGACCTCACCGAGGCGAAAGATCAGGTCGAACTGCGCGGGCCGCTCATGATGGCGGTGATGAATCTCATCATCCGCATCGTTCGGGAGGAAAACCTTCGCGGCACCCGAAAATACCTCATGATCGATGAAGCGTGGGCCTTCCTCAAAGATCCCGCAGCCGCAGAGTTCATCAAGGAAGGGTACAAAACGTTTCGGAAATACTCGGGGCTCGTTTTCGTCATCACGCAGGACGTGCTCGATCTGGTCCAGTTCCCCGCCGGTGAAGCGATCCTGTCCAACGCCCCGAACGTATTTCTGCTCAAACAGCAGGCCAAAGCCCTCGAGGCGCTCGGCAAGCACCTCCATCTTTCGGAAAATCAAATCCGGACCATCCAGTCGGTCCACATGCGTAAGGGCTACTACAGCGAAGCCTACGTCATGACCACGTTCGAAGGCGCCACGAGGGACGGCGTGATCCGCGTGGTGCCGGACCCGGTCTCGTACTGGGTGTCCACTACGGATGGCGCGGACGTTCAGGCCTTTCATGAAGCGGTCAAGGAAACCGGGGACAAGGTTGAGGCGATCCGGCGGCTGGCCGAACGATTCCCGATGGGAGCCGCGGCCGGGAGCTCCCGATGAGATGGGTTGCAGCAGCCGCCCTGGTGGTAGCCATGATTTCCGGCACGATCACCCTCGGAGTGACCCGCGCCTCCAAGGAGAGGGAGTCGATCTTGGAGGCTCGCTTGAGGGTCATCGAGGAAAAGACCGGCATCACCCGAGCCGGCGGCGCGAGCCTGGGACGAATCGGTGGGGGATTCCCATTGCCGCTGAAGCCCCCCCCGAACCTGTCCGGTGTCCGGCGGCTCCGATGGAACGCACACGGCCTCGAACTTTGGGGGCCTTCCAAAGAGAAGTGTGCCGAGTGGGGGGGACGATTTGCTGGGGGCACCTGCCGTCTATCTTCCGGAGGGATTGTGAATCGACCTGTGTTAAATCGAGACTCGGCCCCTGCGAGCGCCGAGTGGGAAGTGCCGACGCTGCGAGGTGTGGGCGTTCTGCTCGATCGGCTCCGGCGGCGGCCGTTCGTTCTGACGGAAGCCGATTGGGAAAACGGACGCCTGAGTGTTACCGGCCACCTCGCACCGGGTGGAGATTGATGAAGGAGGATTCGATGAAAACGAAACGCTGGCTCAGCATCTCGGTTGTTGGTCTGTGTGCGATGATCGGGGGGGTCTTCGTCGCCCTTCGTACGGGCGCCTTCGGGCAATCCGCAGAGAAAGGTCTACT
This genomic interval carries:
- a CDS encoding TraC family protein — encoded protein: MAISFERMKTLHDRGEDLASLLPYYDYDPEGQVFIQVDGRLGVGWKIEPVPSDTDTDESRSRLAELVEKILLEIPPEFAGQWILEVSRDVEDTLDRFISASDLNGRGLLKLLCEGKCERYRNATSYGFWKGNPYRCRKFSTYLLLSSPKVANLPGGPLAWIGRGRSSLVDEAERKYLQRKADLTRQAMAVERGFEGYGFKPQRLDLTGLLGIVYRTLNPGRAEKFRFGNRPETAAGADLTFTPDGRPLREQVVFGNCAVREDHLDLDGMHAQVFSLTGLPGSVSPGLINTLLERYTGDLLVTINFVNLSLSDSKGALGMKRFLAGRQAKSITGQENLSAKVILEELDEVLREIESHNRRMVCFSVHAVASTPPERHAEAADSILRAFSFVGATATVETAIALPVLLSSLPLAFDPKLDSYMRRLRKVLSDRFVMFCPLWGYFRGTRSPTQLYLTRQGVPITLDPMDCDTSPHGVILATSGAGKSFFTNDMLIQAQRLEPRPFVFIIDVGGSYQKLCEMMDGDYAQIQLRAPTCINPFAEELSDASVALWVPLLAQMVRDPESAEPVTREQKVLFELALRGAFEHKPGSEIFLSDIVAELKKQGALGESLALKLYPFTRQGRFGVFFDGPTKLRIGNRFMVFDLTEAKDQVELRGPLMMAVMNLIIRIVREENLRGTRKYLMIDEAWAFLKDPAAAEFIKEGYKTFRKYSGLVFVITQDVLDLVQFPAGEAILSNAPNVFLLKQQAKALEALGKHLHLSENQIRTIQSVHMRKGYYSEAYVMTTFEGATRDGVIRVVPDPVSYWVSTTDGADVQAFHEAVKETGDKVEAIRRLAERFPMGAAAGSSR